Part of the Synergistaceae bacterium genome, GGACAGGAAGTCCGGAAGCTTCTCTTCTGATGGTTCCGAAATGCTTGATATCGCGTCATATGTCATCAAAAACATGAGGGAAGATGAAATATATCTGATAGGGTCGGGAAATACCACATACTCGATAAAAGAGAAACTTAACATCGAGGGCACGCTGCTTGGAGTGGATGCCGTAGTAAATAAAGCGCTTGCAGGAAGGGACATGACTGAGAGAGAGATCAGAGACGCACTTTCAGGTTTCGGGAAAAACAAGCGCCATCTTGTAATAACGGTCATCGGCGGACAGGGGCATATCTTTGGCAGGGGCAACCAGCAGCTCAGTCCCGATGTTATCAGGATGATCCCCAGAGAGAACATTATGATAATCGCCAACTCTTCAAAGATGTCGGCCCTTTTTGGAAAACCGCTTATAGCAGACACAGGAGATCCCTTGCTGGACGAAGAGCTGAAGGGCTATTTTCCGGTAATTACGGGCTTCGGCAAAATGATAATGGCTAAGGTCGGATAATATAGAGTTATGTCCTTAACTTTCCCACCGTCTTTCCCGCATGCTTTTGATCAGGAAGGACGCTGTTCCTCGAAAGAGGGACATAACAAATCACCATAGTGACTGAACTATTTCGAGTGCGTTTCGAGATCGGGAATCCAGCGACTTCAATATTTTAGAGCCACTGGTTCTCCGCTGAATAACATACAGAGAAGACGAAAAACAGAGGTTTTGAATCCACTAGTAGCAAGAGGTGGGGAAGTTGAGTATTAACCCACTAAAAAGGGGCCTCTTAAGAGGCCCCTTTTTAGGGAATGATTTATTGTTTTCATGCAAGCGTATCTGTATGAAGGAGCCGAAAATTCAGAAGAGTTTTGCCCGAGGATTGTCCCACGTCCGCGAGGCTATTGGTTTTTTGCACTATACCGATCAGCACGATTGGTTTTATCGCAGCCATAACTGATCTGCTCAGCCTGCATAAAATACATGGACCTGCATGAGTTACAGGTATTTCCCCTATATCTCCTCATTTGATCTCGCTTACTATCGTTAAAATATTAGATTTATTACTCCTTTTTGTGGTCAAATGTAATTTCTTGGACGGTCTGGCCTGAACAGTGTATATAATTTTTATATGATTTCTGGATTAAATACAGTTAATGATATAATTGTATTGTAAATATTGGGGAAAAATTATAAAAAATGATATGGGAGGAATACTATGCTCTTTTGTTTTGACCACAGAAAGAGAGGCATATTGCAGAAATCATGGATATTTCTGCTTTTGTTCATATTTCTTCTGGTCAAGGCAGAACCAGCCTCTTCTTCCGTGCAAAAATCGCTGCCGCCACTTTCGGAGGCTGAAACGATGGTAAATAGCGGTCCTGAGGTGCTTGCAGCCATTTCGGCCATGGGGCGTGATTCTCAGCTTGAGGAGCTTGAGCGCCAGCGGATGGGGGTAAGATACTTTTTAAACGCGACACTCTCCTACAGCGACGAGCCGTTGTTTGAAACCAGCGAGGAGTCAAAGTCATACAAAAAAGCTGGTGTTGGCGCCGGTCTTGTTTTTCCTATTTTCGGTACTTGGAGCAAGCAAAAGATAAGTGAAATCGAAGCCGAAATTCGTTCGGTCAACGCTAAATACCGCCCGCAGATAATCACACTCCACAACTTAACGGCACTTAGGAAAGCATATGTGACGCTTTGGGCTGAATGTGAAAAAACAAAAATGTCGGAACGTTTTTTATCAACGGAGCCGGTGGTTTCAAAAGTTCTTGCCGAACGACAGCAGAAGGGGCTGCTGCTTCCTGCCGACAGGCTTGAATTTATGACGTCTTACGATATGGCCCGCAGGGATATAGCTGTATCAACACTGAGAAAGACACAGGCTCTTCAGATTATCCGCCTTGCCACGGGATGTCTCTGGCCCATGCCGGAGTATGTTGATATCCCTACCTTACCTGATTTTCATGGTTTGACGGCTGATACAGCCACTCACCCAGAGCTTTTGATGCGCAGAGAGACCCTCCGCAGATACGAAAAACTTCTTGAAACAAAGAGAAGTACGGACAGGGAGGGTTCTTTTACTATCGGCATGACTGCTGACAAAGATTTCCCCGGTGAAATGGGTACAGGGGTTTATGCCGCAGTTAATATTACGGAGCCGGTAGGGACATTGAAGTCTAAGGAAGACAAGGTCCATAGTGCGGCGGTTGAAGATTTAAAAGCGGCACAGAGAGAAGAACTTTTTATGCTTATCAAAATAGAGGGCGAGGCAGAAGAAGCTGTAGCCCTTGCCGGTTATGCTGTCGTAAATATCCGGGCCCAGGAATCACGTTTGGCTGCGATGTCCGAGGCTGTGCGCGAGAGGATAATCCGGCATACATCCATTGCCGGCGATACCTTTGAACAGCTCCAGAAGAGCCGCTACCAGTACTATCGTGTCGCCTTGGATATGCTTGATTCGGAGATGATTTTTATGCAGACCGGCGCCGATTTGCTGAGTTATGCATATCCGGGTGGACGTACATTTGAACCTGCAGAGCGTTTTCGCCCTATATCAGACAACTCCAGGAGAGCGAGACTGCTTGACCCTGATTGGCTTGTCTCCTATTCATCTGTGCCGGGAGGCAGCGGGCAGATAATACCGCTGACCGAAAAACAACAACAGGAGGTAGGACCTTCAGCAACGGCCTCTAAAACCGAAAAAATGACAGAGATAAGGCCAGCAGCAAAGATTACTGAAACCAGAGAAAAACTGGACATAAGAGATGCAGAAGACGCATCTGTAAAAGAAAGTATCCCTACAAAAACAGTCCCGATAAAAATTGATGCCGATAATTCCGGTGATACAGTTTTACCTGATGTAGCCAGTTTCCAGCCGAAATCAGTTTATATTTGGGACGCCGCACCCTTTCTTGCGCCTGAAACAAGGCAGGAGCGCCTTATTGAACTGCAGAGGGAAGGATTCTCACACATTCTCCTCGCCTTGGACCCAGCTCAAATTGCTGATCTTGATGTCTATTACAACAGGATGAAACTGGAAGGCCTGCTGTCTTCAGCGAAGATGTCCGGCATACGTGTGGATCTTCTGCTTGGGGAGCCTAACTGGATCTATCCGGAAGAGCGTGCAAAGCTTCTTGATATTGTGCGTAAGATGTCAGGTTTTAAATTCCAGGGGATACACCTTGATATTGAGCCGGATTCCCTGCCTGCTGCACAGAATCGCAGGCCTGAACTGCTTAAGGAACTTATAGAAACAGTCCGAGAAGTAAAAAATATAACGGACTTGCCTTTATCGATATCGATACACCCCCGGTATCTTGAGGGAGAACTTGGCGTCATCTCAAACAATGGACTCAAACAAATCAACCTTGAATATATTGCTGTGATGCTATACTCCACCAACCCTGATGCTGTGGTGGAACGTGTTGTGCAGATAATGCTGATGCAGCCTGGCCTTAAGATTTCGCTGGCGCAGAGTGTGGAGAAGGACCTGCCTCCGGAGGAAAGTTATATGTCGTTTGGCTTGGAACGGTATAAAAGCTGTATGATGAAAATAAGCAAGCGCCTGATCAACAGCGGGAGCTTTAAGGGCATCTTGATACAATCATGGGAAGACTACAGGAGGATGCTCTAATGAAAGTTTCATTCTCTCCAGCTCATAAAAAGAACCCGGAAATAAAAGACGGGGTGAGGATCCCATATGCCGCATCAAAGAGGGGGAGAGCAAAGCTGCTTTGGTGGTCCATCCTTTTCATTGTCTTTCTGCCTTTTGCCATCCTTCTAGGGCATATTTTTGCCGGATGGATTTTCGCTTCCTCGCCCGGCATCATATCGATGGAGAAATATCCTGTGAGGACGCCTGAAAACGGTCTGGTCGTCGAAATGCTTGTAAAAAGCGGTTCTGAGGTTGTTGCCGGAGCACCTGTTGCACGTATAAAAAGGGTAAATACTCCCGAACGGCTTGAACAACTAGCCTTGATGAAGGCAGAGCGTGAAGTGTTAGTCTCCTCTGTTGGGAGGAAATATAATCCCGTTCCTCACTTGTCCACCAGGCTGGTTGACGAAACAATTTTGTATTTTGAAAAAGAAGCCGATACGATGAGGTCACTTATGAATGCAGGAGCTGCTACTAGAGCAGAAGTTGACCAGGCGGAAGCTCAGCTGCGCTCAGCCAAGGCAGAACGGCAGAGTATCATTGCATCCAGAGTGAGCGTCACAGTAGAAAAAGGCACAGAGGAGCGTATTGCATATTTAAACAAAAGCATCAGCTATCTTGAAGGGCTCGCCGGATCGTCATTTGATGTAGCAGCCCAAAGGACAGGGAGGGTGCAATCTATAGAATTTTCTGTAGGGCAGAATGTCAGCGCAGGTGAGGAACTTATGTGGTTATCCGATCCATCCACTGCTCAGGCTGTCGTATATGTTGCGCCTGAAGATTTCGGAAATGTTAAACCTGGAGCGAAAGCAACGGTGGTTATTCCTGGAACAGGAAGGCGTATTGACGCTGAGGTTGAAGAAATGCCGATAACAGCCCAGAACGCCCCAAATGGACTTGGTGACAGTTTCCTCTCCAATTTGCGAAGTATAAAGGTATGCTTGAATTTCAAAGAGCCTCTCCTGCCGGAAGAACTTGTGGACGGACTGCCGTTGAAAGTTAACTGGGGAATCAGATTCTTCCATTAGAAGGAGGGTATTAAAATGGGCAAATATAAAATTTATAGAATCCTTCTTGGAAACGATATATCTCATTTTTCAAACGAGAAAGTTTTTGATTATCCATCGCCACAGGCTTTGATGGATGATCATGTCTCGTCTGGTATTATAATTATCGACGGCCTGAGCAACAAAAACACAGAGAACAGAACCAATGTTTTTGAGACTCTGGCTTTACTCAGAAGATCTGCTGTGTTTTGCTGTGATCCTATATATTTTTCACACTCTATGGGAGATATAGACTGCCTGTCTGACGGCATAACCGCCGATATACAGGAAAGACTTACAGAGGCCGAGACAATACTTGATCGTTTAGAAAAGATCCATTCTGAGAAATTACTTGATAATCATAACCTCCGCCTTATGTCATATATGTATATAAGGGGAGAGGCATACGAGCTTAAACCCTTATGCGTTCCATTTTCCCCATGGGTATATGTCTATCCGGTGGCCGCACTGCTCCTGGATAATGAGTTAATCTCTCCCAAGCGCCTGAGAGGGGAAGAGATGTATAGGACATGCGGGGTTTTTAAGTTTGATTCAGAGATGCCGTCATCCACAAAAATCATTAATTACCTTGAGGAGAATGGATATATAGAAAAAACTGAGATTACTGACAGAATCCGGCGGTGTCCCAAATGCGGGACCGGCCATTTAAACTATATAGATCTTTGTCCAAACTGCGGCAGCATAGACTTCGAAAAAAAGACAATGATACACTGCTTTACTTGTGGACATGTCGCGCCGGAAATCGATTTTACCAGGAATATGTCATTTGTATGCCCGAACTGTGAAACAGTTTTGCGCCACCTTGGAAGTGACTATGACCACCCGCTTGAATCCTATGAGTGCTGTGTCTGCGGTTCCCGTTTTATAGAACCGGATGTAAAAGCGGATTGTTTTTATTGCAGAACTCAGACGGAGCCTGAGGATCTCGCCGTCAGCAACATCTTCAGTTTCCATATTTCTGAAAAGGGATCTGTGGCAGTCAGAACGGGGACGATGCAGATTGCAATACGACTGTTTGATGATATGAATAATGTTGTCTTCTCATACTTCTGCCATACGATTGGCTGGTTCGTCAACCTGAGAAAACGTTACCCTGACGAAGCCTTTTCAGTGCTTGGAATAAAGTTTTCAAGAGTCTATGAGGTTGAGGAGGCGCTGGGAGAAGAATTTTTCAAAGAACTTATGTCCGAAATGGCTTCGCGCATACGAGAAATGCTCCGAAATACCGATATGACCACCAGCACGGCTCCGGACACATTTTGGATTCTCCTGCCCCGCACAACGGATGAACAATGCAATATAATCGCCCGCCGTATATGTGCCCTGTCTGATCTTATAGCAGTACCTTCTGTGCCTAAAATAAGCATTACAGCAAAATGTTTTGCAATGCCGTGCGATCTTTCAGGTGTATCTGTTGAAAGGCAGATGGAGATTTTCGGAGAGGAACTGTCATCAGACTACAGCCGGGAAGATGCATAACTACGCTCAATTTCTGATGGCTCAGATTGTCTATCCATTGAACAGCGGGGATTTATGGTCCATTGTTTTTCGCTTCGTACCCTTTGTGCTTTTTTTTGAACTGCCTCTTGCAATTCTTATCATCGCAGGTGTCTTTAAATATACATTTGAGCGCATGCGCGAGGGAGAACGACGTCCATATTTCCCCCCTGTTTCATGCATCATAACTTGTTACAGCGAAGGGCTTGATGTACAGAGGACGATCTCTTCACTCACAGAGCAGATATATCCGGGCAAAATTGAGATATTTGCAATGATAGACGGGGCAGCAAAAAATAAAGCCACGTATGAAGCTGCAACGGGAATGGTGGATTATGTATCGAATTTCGATAACAGAAAACTCGTTGTTATTCCAAAATGGCAGAGAGGTGGGCGTGTCTCCAGCCTTAACACAGGATTAAGTTTTGCAAACGGTGAGATTATTATGGCATTGGACGGAGACACATCATTCGATAACAACATGATCGAGAGGGCCACCAGGCATTTTGAAGACCCTGCAGTAGCGGCTGTATCCGGATGCCTGCGTGTGCGTAACGCGGATGACTCTCTTGCTGCATCATTGCAGGCCATAGAGTATTTTATCTCGATACAGGCATCCAAGACTGGACTCAGCACATTTAATGTAGTCAACAACATATCCGGGGCTTTTGGCATATTCAGGCGAAGAATACTCGATCTTGTAGGCGGCTGGGATGCCGGAACGGCGGAAGACTTGGATTTGACTCTCCGTATTAAGAATTATTTTGGCAGATACAAGGATGGGTTTAAGATCATATTTGACCCTGAGGCCATAGGACATACAGATGTACCTCGGACTTTCAAGGGTTTTCTTCTGCAGAGGATCAGGTGGGACGGAGATCTTTCGTACCTGTACTTTCGTAAACACTGGCATTCATTTGATCCGAGGCTGCTTGGATGGCCTAATTTCATTATGATCCTTCTCACCGGACTTTTCTCACAGATAGCGATGCCGATAGTTATATTTCTGTACACAGTCTGGCTTTTTGCGGCATATCCGCTCCGCTATGCTTTAAGTTTGCTCCTTCTGATATACATGTTTTATTTTGCAATGTTGACGATTATGTATCTTATATTCGTCATGTGTCTTTCAGAGAGGCCAAGGGATGATATGTCCAGAGTCTGCTTTTTGCCGATAATGCCGCTCTTTGCTTTTATTGCGCGCATCAACAGTCTTGTTGCAATGTTATGGGAACTGGTTGCAAGCGGTCATAAAGATTCTTCGATGGCTCCATGGTGGGTAACGAAAAAGAGTAAGTTTTGATAAAATCGACCTTGTTTTGGGTCATATTTAACCTACATTCCCAAATTTATAACGATGGGATCGGGATCCCAAGGTCGGCGTAGATATCTTTTTGTTCCTCTGTGATCTCACCAGGGACACTGCCTTGTCCGTGAGCCTCAAACTTCCTGTCTCGCCTGGGAGTCTCCGTAACTCAAAATACATATCATAGCCCTTATAGCCCTTCAAAAGATAAAAAATTGACACCGGTTATTTTTAACACATCTGTAACGTTTGCCGCACACAGCCGTTACGGATGAGTAGTTTAATGTGTTGGTACATAAAAGTTTTTCAATTTCGAGGGGGATTATTAAAATGAGTCTAAGGTGTTTCAAAAATATGCGAAGATATTTTCTCTTTGTCTTGTCCGTCTATGTTTGCGTTGTTATGTCAGCATCAATAGCCAGCGCAAAGGACCTTGTCGTTTACACCGCTCTTGAAAACGAACAGATAAACAAATACCTTGCGTCTTTCAAGGAGCAGAACAAAGACATCGATGTGAAGATAGTCAGAGACTCGACCGGGATCATTACTGCCAAGCTTCTTGCAGAAGGTGCAAATACTCCTGCCGACGTTGTCTGGGGAACTGCGGCATCCAGCCTTCTGGTTCTGGAAAACAGGGGGATGATACAGCCCTATGCGCCCAAGGGGCTGAACAGAGTCAATAAAATGCTTAAAGACAGTGCCAATCCTCCTGTCTGGGTAGGAATCGATGCATGGGAGTGCGCAATAATAGTCAATACCGCGGAGGCAAAAGCAAACAATCTTCCGGAAATTAAATCATATCAGGATCTTTTGAAACCGGAATTCAAGGGCAGGATAATCATGAGCAACCCCAACTCATCAGGGACGGGGTTTCTTGCAGTAACAGGCCTCATTCACCTGATGGGGGAGAAAAAAGCCTTTGAATACCTTGATAAGCTTCACGCAAATATCGCAATGTACACGCACTCGGGCTCTGCACCCGCCAAAAAGGCTGCTGCCGGAGAGTTTGCAGTTGGTATCTCCTACGGTTACGCCGGGGTCAATCAACTTAAGAAAGGCGCGCCTGTTAAAGTCGTTTTTCCTGCAGAGGGCAGCGGATGGGATGTTGAGGCAAACGCGCTTATAAAGAAACCGAATATCAAAACAGAAGCAAAGCTGTTCCTTGATTGGGCGATATCAGACGCAGCTATCAATGCCCTGAAAGATGATTACGCTATTACCGCGGTCAAAGTCAGCGACAAGATCCCCGATGGATATTCAAAGGATCCTTTCTCGCAGCTTGTAAAGAATAACGATCTGAGGTGGTCGGCCCAGAACAGAGACCGTATCCTTAAAAAGTGGACCGCCCGCTACGATGGCAAGAGCGAACCAAAGAATTAACGGATAACCGGCAGGTGAATTGATCATGGCGACTCTCCGCGCAAAAAACATAGTGAAAAAGTTTGGGAACCAAATCGCGCTGAACAACATAAGTTTTGATATATGCGACGGAGAGTTCGTCTGTATCCTTGGACCCTCCGGCTGCGGGAAAAGCACTCTGCTTCGTGTGATAGCCGGGCTTGAAGATATAGAAAGAGGAAGCATTGAGATAGACGGACGGGATATTACCTGCGAGCCGCCCTCCAGGAGAAATTTTGGGATCGTATTTCAATCTTATGCACTGTTCCCAAATATGAATGTTGAACAGAATATCTCTTATGGCTTGTGGAACCGCAACATTTCGAAGAAGGAAAAAGCGTCACGGGTAGATGAAATAATTGAACTTGTCGCCCTGACAGAACACCGTAAAAAATATCCCCAGGAACTCTCCGGCGGTCAGCAGCAGCGTGTGGCCCTGGCACGTGCAGTAGTTCTAAAACCGGAATTTCTACTTTTGGACGAGCCCCTTTCAGCTCTTGACGCCAAGGTCAGGTGTAAGCTCCGCAAAGAAATCCGTCGCATCCAGCAACATCTGGGGATCACAACGATTATGGTGACACATGATCAGGAAGAGGCCCTGTCTATGGCTGACCGTATGATCGTGATGAACAACGCTGTTATCGAGCAAATTGATATTCCGCAAAAAATATATGATTCTCCAAGCAACAGTTTTGTAGCTGATTTTGTCGGAACAGCCAACTTTGTCGGAGAGCGTCTCATCATCCGTCCGGAAAGCCTCAGGCTTTGCCATAATTGCTCTGAGAACAGTATACATGGAAAAATTTCCGATATCGAATTCCGGGGATCCTTCTATCGTATCTTTGTACTTTCAGAATCCGGCGAAATGACTGTGGATATAGCATCACAGCATAACGACGGCATTTCCCTTAAACGCGGCGTTGATATATATATTGACATCCCCAACGATAAACTTATTACTTTAAGAAGTGCTTAGATGAAGAAAATCAGGAGCAGCAATAATATAGAATTATTTTTGTTGATATTTAGTATATTTTTTTTGTTTATCATCGTAATTTGTCCTATGGCCGCACTTTTTGCAAAAGCTTTTCAGAACAACAACGGCACATTCATCGGACTGATGAACTTCAGCGAATATTTTTCATCACCGAATCTTGTCGTCTCGCTCAGAAACTCTGTGGCCATCTCCTCCTGGGTGGCCGTATTGTCCGTTGTCCTGGCATTTATCTATGCGTACGCACTTACAAGAGCAAACGTTCCGGCTAAGGGATTTCTCCGTTTTACCGCCATGCTCCCTCTTTTTGCGCCTACAATGATGCTTGGGATCGCGCTTATTTATCTGATAGGCAATAAAGGGATCATTACGATGGCCGGGTTGAAACTTCCTCTTTACGGGCCTCTTGGAATAATTATCTGTGAAACAGTTTACACATTTCCGCAGGCTTTTTTGATACTGTTTGTAACCCTTTCTTACTCCGATAACAGACTCTATGAGGCTGCGAGAGTAATGGGGGCAAGCGCATACAGGACATTTATGACCGTGGTGCTGCCAGGAGCAAGGTTCGGTCTGATCAGTGCGTTTATGGTCTCCTTTACGCTTTCTTTCTCGGATTTCGGGGCTCCTACGGTTGTCGGCGGCAACTACAACGTGCTTGCTACGGATATCTATAAGCAGGTCGTAGGCCAGCAGAATTTCGGAATGGGAGCTGTTGTCGGCCTGATGCTTATGATCCCGGCAATAATAATGTTCGTTACCGACAGGCTGACCCAATCTAAGAACAGAGATACAATAAGCTCAAAAAGCGTAACATACAGAATCATCCCCGGTAAAATCAGGGATATAGGGCTGACGATATACTGTATTGCAGTGAACGTCTTTATAATAGCCATGTTTGCAACAGTTTTTATGGCTTCTATAATAAAAGCATGGCCTTATGACATGGGATTGACGATAGAACACTTTTTAGTTGACAGCCCGGCTACAGGCGGGCTCAGCTCCTTTGGGAACAGCATTATTACAGCAGGCCTGACCGCAGTTTTTGGTACCGTTTTTATCTTCGTCAATGCATGGCTCGTTGAAAAAGTTCGCGGGTATAATTTCATCCGGCAGGTAGACTACCTGTTCTCCGTTATCCCGCTTGCGCTGCCGGGCCTTTCGATAGGAATAGCGTTCATATTCTTCTTCAGCGCTGGCGGCAATCCCCTTAGAGTCATTTATGGAACTGCAACGGTGTTAATACTTGCAAATATTGTTCACTTCTATTCTGTTCCTTTTATTACAGCCACTTCCGCCCTTAAAAAATTGGACAAAGAGATAGAGGCTGTTTCCGAATTAATGTCTGTCCCTTCCTACAGGACTTTCTTAAGGGTCACTCTGCCGATGTGTTGGGATGCGTTGTTTGAAATTTCGGTCTATTTTTTCGTTAATTCAATGGTAACGATATCTGCTGTCGTATTTCTCTATCCGCCGGATTTCAAACTTGCCTCTGTGGCTATCGTAAATATGGAAGATGCGGGAGATATAGCTCCTGCAGCTGCTTTGTCGGTACTTGTGATCATGGCCAATATTATAGTACGTCTGCTCTACGAATTAATTTCCCACAAAAGTACAGATGTAGTAAAAATATAAAATTCTATATATAAGGAGTGTTGAAAATGTTAGACAGCGAGAAGAAAATCCGAGGGGTAATATTGGACTGGGCAGGCACGACTGTTGATTTTGGCTGCTTTGCCCCACTTAATGTATTCATCGGGATATTTGCAAGACGCGGGATCGAAATAAGTATCGAAGAAGCCAGAGAGCCTATGGGACTGCCTAAAATCGACCATATAAGGGCGTTGCTGAACATGGAAAAAATATCCTCACGATTCGTTGAGAAGTTTGGACATTTGCCGAACGAAAGTGACGTCAGGGATATGTACGCCGACTTCGAACCGGCGCTTATGCAGGTGCTTTCTGATTATTCAGAACCAATAGAAGGGGTCGTCGATGTTGTTTCAGAACTTCGTGCCCGGGGATTGAAAATTGGTTCTACGACGGGATATACAACTGAGATGATGGAAGTTGTCACAGCTAATGCCAAAAAGAAAGGTTATTGCCCGGATGCGCTGGTTACGCCGGATGAGGTCTCTTGTGGAAGGCCGTATCCCTACATGATATTTAAAAATATGGAAAAACTGGGGGTTTTCCCCCCTAAAAGTATTATAAAGGTTGGAGACACCATCAGTGACATTAAAGAAGGTCTTAACGCCGGAGTATGGAGCATTGGCGTGCTGGACGGAAGCAATGAAGTCGGCCTCTCGCCGGAAGATTATAAAACCTTGCCGCAGGAAAAAATCAACCTCATAAAAAAACATGCGGAAGAAAGATTCTACAGAGCCGGAGCTGATTATGTAATAGAAAATATTTTAAATCTGCCGTCCTTCATTGATGAAATAAACCAAAATTCTAAGTTTACTTGGTAAAAAAGAGGTGAAAATATTGGAAAATCCATATCTTCTATTGACGCCAGGCCCTCTTTCCACTACCCCTTCTGTTAAGGCCGCAATGCTGCGGGACTGGTGTACCTGGGACGAAGACTATAACTCACTTATTCAGAAACTCCGGAGGGACCTCGTAACGATCGCAGTTTCAAAAGAATCTTCGCGCGACTTGTACACCTCCGTGCTGATGCAGGGCAGCGGGACATTCGCTGTGGAATCTGTCATCGGAAGCGTCCTCCCAAGAGATGGCAACCTGCTTGTCCTGAGCAATGGGGCATACGGGAAAAGGATGTTAGAGATAGCAAAAATTTTGAATATAGACACAACTGAAATCGCCGCAAAAGAGACGGAGCAAATTGATATTGAAAAAGTCGAAGATATACTTAAGGCGGATAAAAACATTATAACCCACGTGGCAATAGTCCACTGTGAAACGACGACAGGGATCTTAAACGACATAGCTTCAGTGGGAAAAATCGCCAAGAAATACGGCAAGTTGTTTATTGTTGATGCAATGAGCAGCTTTGGCGGTATCCCGTTTTGCGTCGATG contains:
- a CDS encoding ATP-NAD kinase, which gives rise to GKVKRFVPAEVMDLDEDAFRNNVVNARLYGYMRVPDDREFMQDRKSGSFSSDGSEMLDIASYVIKNMREDEIYLIGSGNTTYSIKEKLNIEGTLLGVDAVVNKALAGRDMTEREIRDALSGFGKNKRHLVITVIGGQGHIFGRGNQQLSPDVIRMIPRENIMIIANSSKMSALFGKPLIADTGDPLLDEELKGYFPVITGFGKMIMAKVG
- a CDS encoding HlyD family secretion protein; the protein is MKVSFSPAHKKNPEIKDGVRIPYAASKRGRAKLLWWSILFIVFLPFAILLGHIFAGWIFASSPGIISMEKYPVRTPENGLVVEMLVKSGSEVVAGAPVARIKRVNTPERLEQLALMKAEREVLVSSVGRKYNPVPHLSTRLVDETILYFEKEADTMRSLMNAGAATRAEVDQAEAQLRSAKAERQSIIASRVSVTVEKGTEERIAYLNKSISYLEGLAGSSFDVAAQRTGRVQSIEFSVGQNVSAGEELMWLSDPSTAQAVVYVAPEDFGNVKPGAKATVVIPGTGRRIDAEVEEMPITAQNAPNGLGDSFLSNLRSIKVCLNFKEPLLPEELVDGLPLKVNWGIRFFH
- a CDS encoding diguanylate cyclase → MGKYKIYRILLGNDISHFSNEKVFDYPSPQALMDDHVSSGIIIIDGLSNKNTENRTNVFETLALLRRSAVFCCDPIYFSHSMGDIDCLSDGITADIQERLTEAETILDRLEKIHSEKLLDNHNLRLMSYMYIRGEAYELKPLCVPFSPWVYVYPVAALLLDNELISPKRLRGEEMYRTCGVFKFDSEMPSSTKIINYLEENGYIEKTEITDRIRRCPKCGTGHLNYIDLCPNCGSIDFEKKTMIHCFTCGHVAPEIDFTRNMSFVCPNCETVLRHLGSDYDHPLESYECCVCGSRFIEPDVKADCFYCRTQTEPEDLAVSNIFSFHISEKGSVAVRTGTMQIAIRLFDDMNNVVFSYFCHTIGWFVNLRKRYPDEAFSVLGIKFSRVYEVEEALGEEFFKELMSEMASRIREMLRNTDMTTSTAPDTFWILLPRTTDEQCNIIARRICALSDLIAVPSVPKISITAKCFAMPCDLSGVSVERQMEIFGEELSSDYSREDA
- a CDS encoding glycosyltransferase family 2 protein, which codes for MHNYAQFLMAQIVYPLNSGDLWSIVFRFVPFVLFFELPLAILIIAGVFKYTFERMREGERRPYFPPVSCIITCYSEGLDVQRTISSLTEQIYPGKIEIFAMIDGAAKNKATYEAATGMVDYVSNFDNRKLVVIPKWQRGGRVSSLNTGLSFANGEIIMALDGDTSFDNNMIERATRHFEDPAVAAVSGCLRVRNADDSLAASLQAIEYFISIQASKTGLSTFNVVNNISGAFGIFRRRILDLVGGWDAGTAEDLDLTLRIKNYFGRYKDGFKIIFDPEAIGHTDVPRTFKGFLLQRIRWDGDLSYLYFRKHWHSFDPRLLGWPNFIMILLTGLFSQIAMPIVIFLYTVWLFAAYPLRYALSLLLLIYMFYFAMLTIMYLIFVMCLSERPRDDMSRVCFLPIMPLFAFIARINSLVAMLWELVASGHKDSSMAPWWVTKKSKF
- a CDS encoding putative 2-aminoethylphosphonate ABC transporter substrate-binding protein; protein product: MRRYFLFVLSVYVCVVMSASIASAKDLVVYTALENEQINKYLASFKEQNKDIDVKIVRDSTGIITAKLLAEGANTPADVVWGTAASSLLVLENRGMIQPYAPKGLNRVNKMLKDSANPPVWVGIDAWECAIIVNTAEAKANNLPEIKSYQDLLKPEFKGRIIMSNPNSSGTGFLAVTGLIHLMGEKKAFEYLDKLHANIAMYTHSGSAPAKKAAAGEFAVGISYGYAGVNQLKKGAPVKVVFPAEGSGWDVEANALIKKPNIKTEAKLFLDWAISDAAINALKDDYAITAVKVSDKIPDGYSKDPFSQLVKNNDLRWSAQNRDRILKKWTARYDGKSEPKN
- a CDS encoding ATP-binding cassette domain-containing protein → MATLRAKNIVKKFGNQIALNNISFDICDGEFVCILGPSGCGKSTLLRVIAGLEDIERGSIEIDGRDITCEPPSRRNFGIVFQSYALFPNMNVEQNISYGLWNRNISKKEKASRVDEIIELVALTEHRKKYPQELSGGQQQRVALARAVVLKPEFLLLDEPLSALDAKVRCKLRKEIRRIQQHLGITTIMVTHDQEEALSMADRMIVMNNAVIEQIDIPQKIYDSPSNSFVADFVGTANFVGERLIIRPESLRLCHNCSENSIHGKISDIEFRGSFYRIFVLSESGEMTVDIASQHNDGISLKRGVDIYIDIPNDKLITLRSA
- a CDS encoding putative 2-aminoethylphosphonate ABC transporter permease subunit — protein: MKKIRSSNNIELFLLIFSIFFLFIIVICPMAALFAKAFQNNNGTFIGLMNFSEYFSSPNLVVSLRNSVAISSWVAVLSVVLAFIYAYALTRANVPAKGFLRFTAMLPLFAPTMMLGIALIYLIGNKGIITMAGLKLPLYGPLGIIICETVYTFPQAFLILFVTLSYSDNRLYEAARVMGASAYRTFMTVVLPGARFGLISAFMVSFTLSFSDFGAPTVVGGNYNVLATDIYKQVVGQQNFGMGAVVGLMLMIPAIIMFVTDRLTQSKNRDTISSKSVTYRIIPGKIRDIGLTIYCIAVNVFIIAMFATVFMASIIKAWPYDMGLTIEHFLVDSPATGGLSSFGNSIITAGLTAVFGTVFIFVNAWLVEKVRGYNFIRQVDYLFSVIPLALPGLSIGIAFIFFFSAGGNPLRVIYGTATVLILANIVHFYSVPFITATSALKKLDKEIEAVSELMSVPSYRTFLRVTLPMCWDALFEISVYFFVNSMVTISAVVFLYPPDFKLASVAIVNMEDAGDIAPAAALSVLVIMANIIVRLLYELISHKSTDVVKI